ttgttttgTTGTATATAATGTTTGAATAGATTGTATTGTTTTTTGTCGTTCCATGATATGATGCAcaaacaatatgaagaataaacttacattattataaagaaaaagtaagaTACGAGGTAGAATTACTATATAAAAAATAGAGTAAAAGATACAATAGGATTATATAATAATATGAAAGggcaacatgagaaaaaataagGTAACGACGTGACCACgtacaataaaatttaagcaacaatcaaaacaaatattatattaaaagtaacAATACCATACAATACATcagataacaaccatccaaacaggCTATTAAATTATGTTCTTGTCACTATTCGAAATTTCCATCTTCGataccatgatggcgcctaacatttcacttgctaggcaagtcaacgttagattAATCTTAACcagccatttttaaacaaattaaattaaacggaagtcaattacCGGAATAAAGTAcggaagaccataactaccgaatcattaaaatacatccccgaatatggtgtcacaagtgcacgaactactaaaataatataaataaatgtctgaataaaattcaagttgtttgaaagataatacacagctaagataagatagatggggacttcagaactttGGACGCTATGcatttatacctcaagtctcctctgggtagctaaatccgagcaagtctatggtacgccgctaggaccaactccaaaatctgcacaagaagtacagagtgtagtatgagtacaaccgaccccatgtactccataaatatcgagcctaacctctacgaagtagtgacgaggctatgacaagacacgtacataaacaagttgtacaagtatatacaaatacgaagcaaaaataacacaataaataacaatttataaaatttGGGAGGAAACATGTGAAGGggaataatataataatttcagcaggagaagtgtcacgtagcaaccaattaattcatcaacaataaaatgagcaactgataatatgaaaatggcatggCACCGCCCTTCGTGCTCTTAATCTTATTCTTcccataaattgataaataaataataataataataataataataataataataataataataataataataataataattggcacggcatcacccttcgtgctttaactctcttctggcacggcatcacccttcgtgcttaaactctctttgaaaatggcatggcatcaccgttcgtgcttttacactctaccttaccatgaaaataataatataaattcggaagagtatttaaatgcggggatatatatatttatcaatcaattcaataccagaataccgacctcACCTTCCAGAATATTAAACAATAATTAAACTAATAATAATctcatgaaaaatgatcaaataaacaataataacttaagtaggaatatcttaattaaataggcaattattcacaataaacaaatctCACccacatgctttgactcaaccacaacgcataagtactcgtcacctcacatatacgttgtacccgcacattaaatcacgtagcaattagacaaataagtcatactccctcaagtcaagattaactacgacacttacctccatttgcaaccaactcaagactccaataaacctttgcctcgcgaattagtgtctgaatgcttcaaatctagtcacaaataattcaatatactcaacacaaatcgtaggaattaattccatatgaatttactaattttttcggattaaaattcgaaatttattttaaaaatgatagtgggacccacgtatcgAATTCCggaaaaaaattatagaaaccgaacactcgttccgatacgagttcaaccatacaaaaattattgaattctgacatcagattgaccttcaaatcataaatttcgattttggaaagttttacaaaaattctaattttcttccatctaaatccgaaataaataatgaatataatagacatgaatttatgaaatttaatcactatatgataaagaacacttgcctacttcgaaatcgtgaaaaatgcctttgaaatcgcccctaggACGAGCTCTAAtggagggtttgtgaaaaatggggaaaatcccgtttttggtcaTTTTAATCActggcgtcaggccttcttcgcgttcgcaaagggcacgtcgcgttcgcgatgtgcaGCAGCCCaagtggccttcgcgttcgcgagtcctcccacgcgttcgcgaaggctgcttccccctggccttcgcgttcgcgagctaaTACTCGCGTTCGTGTAAAAGAAACAACGATTCCCCCTCCCCCAGGTcacaagcctacgcgttcgcgggaAGCTggtcgcattcgcaaagggtaAGGCCCCCcattgctccgcgttcgcgatgaagaaaattccCCTAccccaaattcctcttcgcgttcgcgaagcacatgacACCAGAAACTAGCAAAAGtcccaaaaaccagattttttcaAAGAACTAAGGtctgtaggctatccgaaactcacccgagccctcggggctccaaaccaaatatgcacacaagtccaaaaatctcatacgaactcggtcacgtgatcaaaacaccaatgTAACGCCTAGAACtccgaatcggataccaaatcaaatgaaattttcaataaaactttagaacttctattttaacaaccggacgtccgaatcacatcaaactaaCTCCGTTTTTTTACCAAATTTGACagtcaagtcataaatatagtgaTGGACCTATTCCGGATTCCGGAAtcagaatacggacccggtatcaacaaagtcaaacattagtcaaatctcttaagtcattaaacctttaaatttcaaaatttcGACAACAAGctataactcgagctagggatctCCGACTTCGATTtccggcatacgcccaagtccaaaatcatgatacgggcCTACCGAAATGTCAAAATGATGATCCGGgttcatttgctcaaaatgttgaccgaagtcaatttaagtgagttttaaagctctattccacttttttatcaatttttcacataaaaactttccgaaaaaaatTACAAATAGCGCAGGCAAGTCGAGAAAAACTAAATGGTGCTATTTGAAATTTTAGAACACagatataatatttaaaattaaagataacaTATTGAGTCATCACACTTCTTCAATTCGAAAGTTTTGAAGTATAACTTTCCTATACATATGTTTTACTTCAGAAAAATATAAAGAATCAATGTTCGAATTCATACCAAAGACTCCACACGGGCGGTACGGTCTCATTCGCGATATACCGTTTTCCTCTCCAATTCTAATGATTCTAAGTTGGCGAAAGCCTACAAATGTAATTTTCAAACAAACTCTTGAGAAAAATAAAACTACTAACACTAGACGTACAATATGGGTAACAGAGGACACAAAAGTAGAAACCAATCAAACAGATTACTCTCGGAAACTTTAGCCTATACCTCGATAGTGATAAAATTGAAGTAAAAATGTGTATTACTTTTAAGTAACGCCAGTTATATATAGAAATTTGTTTATGTATTTAATTAGTACCGGAAATTTCACCAGTTGTCCTTTTTGGGGAGTTGTTTGATAAATAACCATCTTTTTATTCTGAACATTTTGGACCATGCGTGGTATAAATATCTCTTTTGAGTAAATTGaaaatcttataagaatcatTAGATCACGATCTAAAATTTCCTAAGTTATTACAAAAGTTAGACGACAGTCTAACGTTTTGTCTGTGAGGttggccatatatatatatatacccaaaTCTAACGTTGTCCGAAAGGATAATTTTTCAAGAGATATATTTGCGTACAAAGAGGACATTTGCGTAAGAAGTTGTGTAAACACTCGCTGTGGAAAATTTTAACTTCTTGTCTATGTAGATTCCACACCCTCAAAAATTGTATTGATCAGGAATACAAATATCCTTTGCAATGACATGCAATATGTTAAAACCAAATGATCAAGTATAATTTCTCTACTTTTTCATAGCCCAAATGCAAGAAAATAGCCCAATACAAGCAAAGTCATCAAGAAACCAAGCAAATAGCCCAAATCCCAATAGAGGAAAAtcatcaagaaagcaataatgCAAACCAAAATGACCTAACAAATTTACATGATATTCAGAAGGTGCAGTGTTTCAAACATTTGAGAAACTGACCAAAAAGTCCAAAAGTAGAAGAAGAAGAGCCATTGTGTTACACAACAGATTACAAATCCCATTAATTACTTAGCAAAAGTTCTTAAGTACTCTTCTAACTTCTCCCCTAGCTAGCTAGCTAAATGTGGTTCTAAAGTTCACTGATAACAAAACCTTCTATTCTTAACTTACCTCAAACTTAATTTCCATCATCAGCAGCTTTCAAGTAAAGATTCTCACCACCATGGCTACTCGAGCTCCCGCCTCGTCCTTGATCAGACAGAGAAGTTCCAATGTCTTGCTTATTTCCACTGCCTAATCCTCTGCCAAAGTCAGGGAAACCAAGTGAAGTATTGGAATTATGAGTATTATCATTTTGCAGCATGTGAAATCCACTACTACTTCCTCCTCCAGAGCTGCTCATTCCTAGTTGGTTATGATAGGCTTGTTGTTGTTGCAATGCTGATAAtgactgttgttgttgttgttgttgttgttgttgttgttgttgttgttgtccgtAGATCATTGAAGAGGAGGAGGATCTTGCTGCAGTCATAAGCGATTGTGTTGTTAGTTGCTGGGCTTGTTGCTGTTGCAGGTAATGTTGCCCCGCCTGCATCATTCCACCAGAAGCTAACTGCAGGGCATCAAACATTGATTTGTCAAATTTAGAACTCAGTTAATATAATGGATTTTAAAACATGTTAAGGTTATTCAAGAATGATAACAAGATTCAGCTGGTACTAGATGTGACAAAGCCAACTCAATTTTAGTAACCTGTCAAACCCACCCAAGTTTAAACGGATTGAGTTACGATCCGTTTGTTGACTTGACCATAACCCATCAAATAATTGAGTCGAAAATGCAACCCAAAACCAAACATGCAAAATCAAACTTAAAAATGGGAAACTATCCTGCGCAAATAGGATAAAAACCAACTTTTTTATATATGTATGAAAGATTGAATCCCCTTGACATATGAAAAGATTCTTATAAGGGGATTAAAAAAAATTCTTAAGTCACAAGTTCAAATTCTAGGTGTGACACTTAAATATTCTTTTAATCCCCTTATATGAATTAGGCTCCGCCATATAATTTGACCCATATCGACCCAAGCAAACTTAATTTGGATGAATTGGATTCATGACCGTTTGTTGATTTGTCTCGTTTTAACTCGTCGAAATTTGACCCAATTCGTCCATTTGGCACCTTAAGCTACTGCTAATAGAAAAAGTGTGGATAATGGAAATGAAAAGATATGTAACCTTACCTGAGAATGCATGTTAGGAGGCTGGGGCTGTGAATCAGCAATAGCAGCTAGGTACATAAGATTTCTCTGAAGTTTGGCTTGTGACCTACCATACCAAAAGTGTCAGCACAAATTGtcaccagtgttttaaaaggtgaGGGCGTGTGGCGGGGCGTTTTACTTAATACGGGGCAAGGCGAAAGCCTCGAGACATGGGGCATAAGACCCATGaatctttattttttaaatttatgaaTTAATAATATAGCATTATAACACAATAAAATATAAAAGATGCATTAAAAGTtcaaaaaaactaaaaagaattaaagaaactcatataaaataaaatatttagcaTGTTTTACAAGTATAAATAATACAATACTGTTAAAGTTACTATGAAATATAAATTAACTCCAACCTCTTAACTTTAGaacaattaaaaattataatttcttaaaaaatattatcAAACTGCATATTTTACCTCtttaaaagtaaatacacaataaATTTTTCAATAGTGtaatttaaaatattactccatgagtaaatataaaattatttttaaatagtaaaataaaaAATGTATAATAATTTTGAGAGAGAACTAAGACATGAAGATCTATCAAGTAAAGATATAAAATTTGGTTATTTATTTTTAGAAGAAATATTCAATTGATATTCACGCTCACGATGATCTCAATCAATAAATATGCAATAATATGTTTTGTTATTTGAATTATTCACAATTTTCATATTTCTATAGATAAAAAGAACTTTAATCATTCATTTGTTAAAAAAATTTGAGAGTTAACAGTGCAAATTAGTGAATTCAACACATGATTTGCATAGGAACTATTGGACGAGTCCCGAGCGTTGAGCGTTAGGCGTGTTTAGGGCGCACTGTCGGGCGTTTGGGGACGTAAGCCTCAGAAAACTAAGCCCCACACATGAGTTTCAAGCCCCGAGGCGAGTCCCAAAAAAAGCCTTTTAAAACAGTGATTGTCACCAATTTATATTCTATGATCAAGTTTGAAGAATGTCACCATACTTTCAAACTAAGGAAGAGGGTGGGATATATCCTTCTACTTTCATTTATTGTTTAATCCTATCATCTGTTATACTTTTTGACAATTTATACACTTGCCGTTGGGTAAAGTTCTAAATTTGCCCCTTATTTGATGGAACCGACACACAGCACACTCTGAATAAAAGACCCAACCCACCACTCAAAAATACCCATACCCGACCCAACGGCAAGGGTATAAATAGCCAAAAAGTATAACGGAggataaaattaaataataaacaaAATTAGAAGGATATATCCGACCCTTTTCCTTTTAAACTAAGGAAGGCATAATTATTCAAGCAAGGGTTATTAATTCAAAATCAGTTGAAAAGATGTTAAGAGTAAGAACACTGATCTCTAGGTTGAAGTGCATTCTGAATGTGTTAGCTTGTAACTAGAAATATAAATTAAAGGAAGATTTAAATAATATCAACTGAACTTACTCTGCGCATTCACTTAGTTTCCCAGAGTTCTGGCTCTCAACAATCTTCAGAATAAGTGATTTGTTCTCATCCAGGAACTAACATTGGAAAAGAATAACGCCAACTACTAAGTGAACATCAAATAACATGTAAAAATTCAGAAGTACAATAATAAATTACTACTCCCTCCGGTTTTCAAAAATATTGACATTATTTCCTTATTAATCCGTTTCAAAAAGATTGTCACCTTTCAATATTTTCttaatatgaaatatttttagcaacacAAATGATATGTCaggtttaagaccacaagtttcaaaagtttaacagtcaaataaattttatagcttaTTTAAGATCACATATCTCAAAAGTCTTCCCTTCTTTGTTAAAGTTTGTGTAAAATCAAACTAAAAAAATCTTTTCGAAACGGAAGGAGTACTAATAAACACTGCCGAACCCCAAATAAAAAATATGAGATCTGCCCATATCATAAGGAACATTCTTTTCAAATTTCAATGGGGAATCTCTATACATTTGTTtgtatttttagcaactgaaaacTAGGGTCACTACATATATACTTGCAATAAATTAATAGAGGCAGGTTTTTGACAACTTTTCCTGTTGAtatgtaaaatatttttcaagtaagAAAAAAAAGGAACTTTGCAGACTAAAGTTTACAGTTTTCACATATTTaaaaattcaatctttaatgaacaACTCTGAGAACTGTGAAATAGACAAGGAGTGATTTATTGACAGTAAAATATTTACTCAACAAACACTTCAGCATATATACTGATACACATATATGCAGATAATGATGGTATGCAACCTTAGGCAAGTAGTTGTACTCCATCCgtttcgtttcaatttatgtgaacgtATTTCCTTTTTAGTGTATGCAAAAAAGAATGAACCCTTtacttatttggaaacaatttacttttatgcaatgatttatagccacaaaaAATACATGTGACTCGGTTTAGCTCAAAAGTCTCCTCTTTTTTCTTTAAACTTCATGCCCAATCAAATAGGTTAATATAAATGGAAGAAAATGCAGTCACCAATAGCAGCTACTGAAGTTAAAAAAAAGTCACCAACTGAAAAAGCTTTAGTAAAGAGCAACTTAGAGATACTGACTTTTAAACTTGATATAAAAAGATTTCATTTTGTTTTGCAGCACTCACGCAAGACAAGTAGCGAAGTTTTCATCAACTTCTTTTGTCAGCCAGTGGTATATATAAATAAGAAATACAAAAAGAGAGAAGATGGGAGGAAATATAATTAGTATTTCTGAAGACTTTAAAGTAGTAAAAGGAACAGAAAAGCTTTCACTATATAGTTTGCTACTTGCTACTCATTATGCAGAAAGCAACCAACTCAACTGGCAGCCTTTGGGAAGAAATGAGATTACTAGAAGTACATGAAGCATGCCTATTCTTTTCTCTCCCAGACagaaacaacaataaaaacaacaAATTCTGTATAATCCCACAAAGTGTGTAGGTGGAGGAGCATAATGTATACCTAGACCTAAAGAAAGATCTTGTTTTTGACATACTCTTGGccccaaaaaaaaatgaaaagaaagtaaAGGGCAACTATTTACAGAACAAGAGCATATGTAAAGGTGGAGAAAGAGAGAAAAGCTAGAAACAGCATAAGTTTCAAGAAGAAAAGAGCCTACAAGCAGAGTCAAGAATCTAAAAGCAAGATCTTTCTTTTGTGTTCCTTTTTAGTTTTTCCCTGTTTATGACCACAATAAACCTAGAGCAGGACATACCAACCAAGAAAACAACTTTTTATAACTAGCAGTCAACTTTTGAAAACTACTAGTAGTACTACTGTATACCCATAGCAGCAGATAAAATGGCAGATTTCAGGTTCAGAAAGAAGCAGAAGAAGATCAAGAACAGATAGCAAAATTAATTAAAGgggagaaagaagaaaagaaagaccTGTTGAATATGATCAGTAGTGACGTTGTTAGGATAATAAGCTGCCATCATTGGCTGCATCTGCATCAGGTGCTGCTGCATATTACTATTATTTGTTGCTCCCTCTTTTTATACCAACACCAAAAAACACACACTAAATACACACACACTTTTTAATACTTCACTGAGTTCTTGTAAATCATGTAGAAAgtgaaaagataaaagaaaaaatgGACCCCCTTTTTAATTTTCTGTTTCACAACTTCATCAACTTGAGTTTGAATAGTAGTACTGGAAAATTGATGGggacaatagacagtgtaggagaAAAAGCAGCAGGCTGTAATTAACAGCTACTGTGATGTTTGTGTCTCCTTATtgacaagagagagagagaatctaaATTCTGGGCACGCAACCATTATATGCCCCTAGGGATGTATAGGATTTTACCTGCTTTGGACTttgaacctttttttttttaaccttATCATCGCCCTATTAATTTTATTGGACCAAGATACTAACCTGAAACAGTAAAAATTCCAGAGTTTTGCTGTCAAAACTTACTCAGTACAATTTTTGCATACCAACCAATTGTGCCGTGAAATGAtagatttattattattttattttatcatttgatACAAAAGTTTTTTCAAACTCGGATAATAGAGCTTTTTTATTAGAGAACACTAAAATGGTTTTTCCGTAAAAAAAATGTACGGttaaatttgttacgtggtttatagacaaacgaCCTGATTTGATCCAGGAATAATaaagaaataagattaaaaaTGAGACTCAACGATTGAAATTGAAGACAATGACAAGACTCGTTCCGAGCGTAATCTCTCCGAGGACAAAAATAAAAACAATGATAAAGAGCAAATAAGATTGTTTAACTGAGAGCGAAAGTAAAACATGGCATATGTTTTGCCAAAAATTTCTCTCTTCCAATGGTTGTTGAGTCTGCTATTTATAGTTAAACCAAAGAAAACAAGATTCTAGGATCAAACCCtacttaaatgataataaaggaGTCATTGATGAATATATAAACGGCGCGCCatgaatataaatattttttgtaaCGGTTCCTCGTTTCATATTAGAGAATATTCTCTCACTGAATGTTATCCAATGGCAAATACTCGATCTGCTCTCGTTGATCACGCTCCCTTCGTGATTTATCTGATGTCGATTGCAATTGACGTATCCGGTACTGATTGGTACTTAACTCGCATGTGTTCGATTCCAAGTGTCATGCTATCATTTGACCACTTATTATAAATCAATTTTACCTAGTATAAAAAACTTTCATATTAAATTTTTGAACGTGAATTTGCATGACTAGAAGCATAGAAAAAAACTTCTGAAAATAGAAAAtaatgagtacaatgataatagtAACATTTAACACAAAtaactttttaaaattaaaatccaTAACGACAGAGGAGCACCTAAACCCTTGTAACTTGTAagatagaaaaaagaaaaaagaaaaaaggagggAAAAGAAACGAATATAGGGTACTCACTATTTATAGGAATGGACCTTTGGAGGGGTCAAACAGTCAGCTAAACCAAGCTGCAGAAGTTTTGCGGTGAGTATATTGAATTTAATTTATTTACACTATTGATAATTAAAATAGCTTCTTTAATATTAATATACTTCAACATGTTATACTTCTTTTGTTCAAAAACATCAGATTCGAGCCCTAAATGTGTATTAGACACCGAGTGCGAACCAAAAAgataattcttatttttgaaaataAGGAGTAATTATTATTATACTTTTAGTGATCATTTGTTATGAGGATCCAGATAGTACAAAATGATTTCCGATTGGGTTCATATTATTATTTAATACTTCTTCtgttctaatttatgtgaatttattttatttttttattttttaaaaaaataactcatttctaaatttggaaacaatttagcttaaactttcaattctacccttaataaaaaaaacttttataaccacacaaatactggactcctttttgccttgtttaggaccacaaatttcaatagtctttattttttcttaaatttcgtgcccaatcaaacaggttcacataaattggaatggaAAGAGTATTACTTTTGTTTCAGTTATTAATATCTCGTTATTGCTTATGTTTTCTTTCCATGACTTGTTCATTTTTTATATTGCATTTCTTTACTATTCATATTGTGCTTAAATGAGCCCACGGTCTATGAAAAATAAGTTTCTACCTTAacgaggtaggggtaaggtttttATATACACTACCCTTTCCAAACTTTTACCACTTGCGagaatatactatatatatatatatatatatatatatatatttatttatttatttttttgttattgttgttgttaatcaTTGTCTCACAAACTCATGCGTGTATGCAACATAAAGAAAAACGCGGGAGGGCGACCCTATGGAATAGATCCGTATCAATATTTTATACGGTATAAACCTCGTGTCGTAACATCAGTTCATATCATAATAACCGCACATTATAAATCTCGTACCATAATAATATCGTTCCGCTCATAGTGTCCAAAATATGATTTTTGTGACTATTAATACACATAaccaaatataaaataaaataatcttATATTTTATTCTGAAATTATTATCCCGCTATTAAGATATTTATCCGAAAAATCGGttagagttaaatttataactagttctaaggatatgtgatatagcctGACATAAATCGTACAGAGAAATGAAAATATGTAGATTTTTTACTATAGAAACGGGAAataaattattgaacaagaagaATGAGTATGTTAAAGTAAAACAAGCTCAAATGGTTTATCTTTCAATAAGAGAAGTAatcttttgttacaatgtgtcAATGTGTTATGCTTACAATAATCCCTTTCTTTATAGTACAGGGATCCTACTTTgtatacaataaaaaatatatagtggagagcccatgatgaattgtcttttccctaatttctgtcaagattctctcccttagtacggttgcaacggctcttgtctctaaGTTCGATACTAACTCGAACTCGATATAGGATCGGGCCATCGaccttgactcgagctcggtccTGACTCGGAGTCTTGATATTCGGGGTGGGTATCGatcggtctgtgcatctccgacaaccttcgTGTTGCCTCGTGGTTCGATTTGGTTATGGGCCCGATAATGACACTAAACCGATCTTTGATCGgggatcggtcttggagctcgaattATGACTCCCTCACTTTGGACCTCGACCTGAACTTACGCAGATACCTTTCGATCGAAGTATTATTATCTCGACCAGTTTGTACGATTGATTAAtaggtttcgaccgtatacagatagtctcatCGTTTCTCGGGAAAGAtgtgacgagaaacgacatgatttccaACAGTATGATTAGATATATACTAACGTCAGCATCAAGTCCGACCATGACGCACGTGGtagttgtcccgtcggttcagcttaccgaggcatttaatgcgCGTCAGTCGATATCGGCCATTATGTGAGATTGAACCACCTCAATTAACCTATAAATAGCTCGTTCCTAAATCAAACTTAATCTGTTACTCTagtcaaatccccaaatttgcTTACTCTTTCAGACTCTATTTCGCCGCTTGTAGAGCCACATTTATCAGCGTTTGACACCATCATCCTTTTATCCTTCTTTGCTTTTCTTTTACTTATatcaatggcaaaaacctcaaaaACCGTACCgtagaaggagaaagcttcctcttcccggccgtccggcgacaaggcgccggtagagccgcctccccacgagtatgttcctGCCCCGTGTATcatgaagatcgattttaagatTGAAAATCCTTCATCGGTTCTgggccgatgtgagcatgtgtcgatatacatgtgctcgataacggaGGGTCATCTCAAGGCCGTGATTGTGCtgcaaattccctctcccgaagagagcatcatCACTCACGTGAAggattttttaagtgtttatacttaccccttcacgttgggtcccgtcgacccggtgatcattgatttttgcaaaagatatcaggtcaccctcggccaaattcatccttctctatggcgcatagtaatcttacttcgcttcttctccaacaaggtCGGGGGGCTGGATTTTACTTTAAATCACCTGttacgattgtatcggcctcaaatcttttgaggactaatcaggctccacCGTCGGGCAACGaaagctttaatgtcgagcatcgatgaagataaggatcggggttggatgggccacTTTATTCGAGTGAGTACCCGTGACCTtatcccggaagagaagatgtcgttccgtgaggaatggaatttcgaccatAAGTGATTTTTATAAGACTTTGCTTTTCGTATATTTCTCTGATTCTGTCTGATATCCCCCTCCGATATACAGTTatcccttggatgccacaagtggtacctgacctcgaggattgggttcggaagatAGCCTCGACTTTCTCTTATGCTGAACGcgt
This sequence is a window from Nicotiana tomentosiformis chromosome 5, ASM39032v3, whole genome shotgun sequence. Protein-coding genes within it:
- the LOC104093674 gene encoding GRF1-interacting factor 1-like, which translates into the protein MQQHLMQMQPMMAAYYPNNVTTDHIQQFLDENKSLILKIVESQNSGKLSECAESQAKLQRNLMYLAAIADSQPQPPNMHSQLASGGMMQAGQHYLQQQQAQQLTTQSLMTAARSSSSSMIYGQQQQQQQQQQQQQQQSLSALQQQQAYHNQLGMSSSGGGSSSGFHMLQNDNTHNSNTSLGFPDFGRGLGSGNKQDIGTSLSDQGRGGSSSSHGGENLYLKAADDGN